In Thiospirochaeta perfilievii, a single window of DNA contains:
- a CDS encoding IS4 family transposase has translation MSFHDTIFRQILQLIPRYEFEKIVKSEKGDFANKGFSCWNQFSAMLFAQLSGQTGLRGIENGLELQSKKLYHLGISKTKRSTLSYANNIRPNEIYEKLFYSLLSKLHSKHKNHKFRFKNPLYSVDASTIDLCLNMFDWAHFRKKKGGIKLHVTLDHSSYIPSFVTVTDAKVHESNEIKNVPFKKDDVIVFDRGYTDYQYYSDLSEEGIYFVTRLKKNAKYSVLDDKDVSKYENILSEKIIVFDKIISKKGKPLKLRLVESYDPDLKKSITLITNNFSWSPRTISAIYKDRWQIEIFFKTIKQNLKIKSFLGTSRNAVLTQVWIVTISFLLLKYMEFQSTLGWTVSSIMAILSTILFANLNLFDWLTVPPDKQAPQKSYLLQKELF, from the coding sequence ATGAGTTTTCATGATACTATTTTTCGACAAATACTACAATTAATTCCGAGATATGAATTTGAAAAAATTGTAAAATCAGAAAAAGGAGACTTCGCGAATAAAGGATTTTCCTGTTGGAACCAGTTTTCAGCAATGCTATTTGCTCAATTAAGCGGACAAACAGGTCTAAGGGGAATTGAGAACGGTTTAGAGCTTCAAAGTAAAAAGCTGTATCATTTAGGGATATCCAAAACTAAACGCTCAACGCTCTCTTATGCAAATAATATTCGTCCAAATGAGATCTATGAAAAACTATTTTACTCTTTATTATCAAAGCTTCATAGTAAACATAAAAATCATAAATTTAGATTTAAAAACCCACTTTATAGCGTAGATGCGAGTACTATTGATCTCTGCCTGAACATGTTTGATTGGGCTCATTTTAGGAAAAAGAAGGGTGGAATTAAACTCCATGTTACTTTGGATCATTCCAGTTATATTCCATCTTTTGTTACTGTTACGGATGCAAAAGTACATGAATCTAATGAAATTAAAAATGTTCCTTTTAAAAAAGATGATGTTATTGTATTTGATAGAGGGTATACCGATTACCAATATTATTCAGATTTAAGTGAAGAAGGTATCTATTTTGTTACAAGATTGAAGAAAAATGCCAAATATTCTGTGCTTGATGATAAAGACGTTTCAAAGTATGAAAATATACTGTCTGAAAAAATCATAGTTTTTGATAAAATAATATCTAAGAAAGGAAAGCCTCTAAAACTGCGGCTTGTTGAAAGTTATGATCCTGATTTGAAGAAAAGTATAACACTAATTACAAATAACTTTTCATGGTCTCCCAGAACTATTTCAGCAATATATAAAGATAGATGGCAGATTGAGATTTTCTTTAAAACAATTAAGCAAAACCTAAAAATTAAAAGCTTTTTAGGAACAAGCCGAAATGCTGTTCTAACTCAAGTTTGGATCGTTACGATTTCGTTTCTGTTATTGAAATATATGGAATTTCAATCTACTTTAGGTTGGACTGTATCTTCAATAATGGCAATATTATCAACTATATTATTTGCAAATCTTAATTTATTTGATTGGTTAACAGTTCCGCCTGATAAACAAGCTCCACAGAAAAGTTATCTGCTACAAAAGGAGTTGTTTTGA
- a CDS encoding CopG family antitoxin, with product MRDEYDFSTMKSRKNPYAKKLKKQITIRLAVETIDYFKELSQDSGLPYQNLIDLYLEDCARNHKKLEVQWS from the coding sequence ATGAGAGATGAGTATGACTTTTCAACTATGAAATCTAGAAAGAATCCGTATGCAAAAAAACTTAAAAAACAAATAACAATTAGATTGGCAGTAGAGACCATAGATTACTTCAAGGAGTTATCTCAGGATTCAGGACTTCCGTATCAAAATTTAATTGATTTATATCTTGAGGATTGTGCTAGAAATCATAAAAAATTGGAAGTTCAGTGGAGTTAG
- a CDS encoding IS91 family transposase, which yields MSVYEKEAWITKKKEEIFPYQYFHVVFTLPSELDAIVLRNKKTMYNLLFSSAKQALLSMAGESKYLGADIGFFSILHTWGQKLNLHPHLHCVVPGGGYSKEKRKWIKCSKNYLIPVEPLKQRFRSIFLKELKILYKNDELFLGGCLYADRIKFQKLIDQLFSKNWVVYLKESFNNSSTVIEYLARYTHRIAISNYRIINVDNDNVSFLYKDYKEGNKKKLYIMNVMDFISSFMLHIVPSRFVRIRYYGLMSNRNKKSNLQLCREYYDVKIKPMIPNDTWDKILLDVTGIDIHKCPNCNEGQLVLTNFIPSIRYRPPPTKTA from the coding sequence GTGTCAGTTTATGAAAAAGAGGCATGGATAACAAAAAAGAAGGAAGAAATATTTCCTTATCAATATTTTCATGTTGTTTTTACTCTCCCTTCAGAACTTGATGCAATCGTTCTGCGGAATAAAAAAACTATGTATAATCTTCTTTTTAGTAGTGCTAAACAGGCTTTACTTAGCATGGCAGGAGAATCAAAATATCTAGGAGCAGATATTGGGTTTTTTAGTATTCTTCATACATGGGGACAAAAATTAAATCTTCATCCACATTTACATTGCGTTGTTCCTGGAGGCGGATATTCTAAAGAGAAAAGAAAGTGGATAAAGTGTAGTAAAAATTATCTTATTCCGGTAGAACCTTTAAAGCAAAGGTTTAGATCAATATTCCTTAAAGAATTAAAAATATTATATAAAAATGATGAACTGTTCTTAGGAGGATGTTTGTATGCTGATAGAATAAAATTTCAGAAACTGATAGATCAACTATTTTCTAAAAACTGGGTTGTTTATCTAAAAGAATCATTTAATAATTCATCTACAGTAATAGAGTATCTGGCAAGGTATACCCACAGAATTGCAATTAGTAATTACCGTATTATTAATGTGGATAATGATAATGTCTCTTTTTTATATAAAGATTACAAAGAAGGTAATAAGAAAAAGCTTTATATAATGAATGTTATGGATTTTATATCCTCCTTTATGCTTCATATCGTTCCTTCAAGATTTGTTAGGATTAGATATTATGGACTAATGTCAAACAGAAATAAAAAGTCTAATCTTCAGCTGTGCCGTGAATATTATGATGTAAAAATTAAACCAATGATCCCAAATGATACATGGGATAAAATACTTTTAGATGTAACAGGAATTGATATACATAAATGCCCTAATTGTAATGAAGGTCAGCTTGTTTTGACAAACTTTATCCCATCGATAAGGTATAGACCCCCACCAACAAAGACAGCATAA
- a CDS encoding type II toxin-antitoxin system RelE/ParE family toxin codes for MASIIWTTLAKSDLKEIFKYIARDSLYYGESFVKKIQYETKKLKDFPKMGRIVPEFNDENLREIIFQNYRIIYKIRDEEVAILTIFHLARIIKFIK; via the coding sequence ATGGCTTCAATAATTTGGACAACATTAGCAAAAAGTGATTTAAAAGAAATATTTAAGTATATTGCTAGAGATTCTCTTTATTACGGAGAATCATTTGTAAAAAAGATACAATATGAAACAAAAAAATTGAAAGATTTTCCTAAAATGGGAAGAATAGTCCCAGAATTTAATGATGAAAATCTTCGTGAAATCATATTTCAGAATTATAGAATAATTTATAAAATTAGAGATGAAGAGGTAGCAATCCTTACAATATTTCATCTTGCTAGAATTATTAAATTTATAAAATAA
- a CDS encoding HigA family addiction module antitoxin: MNDRLDNIHPGEILQEEFLLPMGISAYKLSKDLHIPQTRISQIVKGNRRITADTALRLSAYFGTSPQFWLGLQDDYDLEEQEFILEDELKTIHKEQRSF, from the coding sequence ATGAATGATAGATTGGATAATATTCATCCTGGAGAAATTCTACAAGAAGAGTTTCTTTTACCAATGGGAATTAGTGCATATAAGCTTTCGAAAGATTTACATATCCCACAAACAAGAATTTCTCAGATAGTTAAAGGTAATAGGCGTATTACAGCAGATACAGCACTAAGATTATCTGCATACTTTGGAACTTCTCCTCAGTTCTGGTTAGGGCTACAAGATGATTATGATCTTGAAGAACAAGAATTTATTTTGGAAGATGAGTTAAAAACTATACATAAAGAACAGCGTAGCTTTTAA
- a CDS encoding AMP-binding protein: protein MLENFTKFKQGNYENLYHNFKINTKSSFNFAYDVVDKWAEISPNKRAIAWCDDKGSEREFSFKDIKFYSDKTANMLREQGIGKGDVVMVVLKRRYEFWFTILALHKLGAICIPATHLLTKKDYIYRNNAADVKMIVTVNDDQILDNIDASQKDSQYLTKKVVVGGSRDGWLNFDSEVDKASDIFNPSDDVKDLTSTDISLLYFTSGTTGNPKMVSHNFDYPLGHIVTAKYWHNVVDDGLHLTVADTGWAKAVWGKIYGQWICGSAVMVYDYDRFNAQEMLSILSKYKVTTFCAPPTVYRFMIKEDFSKYDLSSLSYCTTAGEPLSPKVFNTFYDLTGLKLMEAYGQTELTVTIGNFTGMIPKPGSMGKAAPGYVIEIIDKDGNLCKEGDVGQIALRLDISKPIGMFIEYYRDKAKTDEVRTDKYYLTGDTAYMDQDGYYWFVGRSDDIIKSSGYRIGPFEVESALMTHPAVLECAVTGVSDDLRGQIVKATIVLVKGVATSLDKLKKEIQDHVKSATAPYKYPRVIEFVENLPKTISGKVRRVEIRNKKKD from the coding sequence ATGCTAGAAAATTTTACTAAGTTTAAACAAGGAAACTATGAGAACTTGTATCATAATTTCAAAATTAACACTAAGAGTTCATTTAATTTTGCCTACGATGTTGTTGATAAGTGGGCTGAGATTTCACCAAATAAGAGGGCTATAGCTTGGTGTGATGATAAAGGAAGTGAGAGGGAGTTCTCATTTAAAGATATAAAGTTTTATAGTGATAAAACTGCAAATATGTTAAGAGAGCAGGGCATAGGCAAGGGTGATGTTGTTATGGTTGTTCTTAAAAGGCGGTATGAATTTTGGTTTACTATTTTAGCTCTTCATAAGTTAGGAGCTATTTGTATTCCAGCTACCCATCTTTTGACAAAAAAGGATTATATATATAGAAATAACGCAGCAGATGTAAAGATGATAGTTACAGTAAATGATGATCAAATTTTAGATAATATTGATGCTTCTCAAAAAGATTCACAATATCTTACAAAAAAAGTTGTTGTTGGAGGTTCTAGAGATGGTTGGCTTAATTTTGATTCTGAGGTAGATAAGGCTTCTGATATTTTTAACCCTTCAGATGATGTTAAGGATTTAACAAGTACTGATATCTCCCTGCTATATTTTACATCTGGAACAACTGGAAATCCTAAAATGGTTAGCCATAATTTCGACTACCCTTTAGGGCATATTGTAACTGCAAAATATTGGCACAATGTGGTAGATGATGGACTACATTTAACAGTTGCTGATACTGGATGGGCTAAGGCTGTTTGGGGGAAAATATACGGACAGTGGATTTGTGGTAGTGCTGTTATGGTTTATGACTACGATCGATTTAATGCCCAAGAGATGCTCTCAATATTAAGTAAATATAAGGTCACAACATTTTGTGCTCCTCCTACCGTTTACAGGTTTATGATAAAAGAGGATTTTTCTAAATATGATCTTAGTTCTCTCTCCTATTGTACCACAGCTGGAGAGCCATTAAGTCCAAAGGTTTTTAATACCTTTTATGATTTAACAGGGCTTAAACTTATGGAGGCCTATGGACAGACTGAGTTAACTGTAACAATAGGTAACTTTACTGGAATGATTCCAAAGCCAGGATCTATGGGTAAGGCAGCTCCTGGGTATGTTATTGAAATTATAGATAAGGATGGAAATCTATGTAAGGAAGGGGATGTAGGTCAAATAGCTCTTCGTTTAGATATCTCTAAACCTATAGGAATGTTTATTGAGTACTATAGGGATAAGGCCAAAACAGATGAAGTACGAACAGATAAATACTACTTAACTGGGGATACAGCTTATATGGATCAGGATGGATATTACTGGTTTGTAGGTAGGTCCGATGATATTATAAAAAGTTCTGGGTATAGAATAGGTCCCTTTGAAGTTGAGAGTGCACTAATGACACATCCTGCAGTTTTAGAGTGTGCTGTTACAGGAGTTTCCGATGATTTAAGGGGACAGATAGTTAAGGCTACAATAGTCCTTGTTAAGGGTGTTGCTACCAGCTTGGATAAACTAAAAAAAGAGATTCAAGACCATGTTAAGTCTGCAACTGCTCCATATAAATACCCTAGGGTAATAGAGTTTGTTGAAAACTTACCTAAAACAATAAGTGGTAAGGTTAGACGGGTTGAGATTAGAAATAAGAAGAAGGATTAA
- a CDS encoding type II toxin-antitoxin system Phd/YefM family antitoxin gives MNAVNYTDLRQNLKSHMDSVYQDHEPLIVTRKDNQNVVLISLEDYNSLTETQYLLSSQNNANRLLRSLSDARNGNTFTKELIEE, from the coding sequence ATGAATGCAGTTAATTACACCGATTTACGCCAGAATTTAAAATCTCACATGGACAGCGTCTATCAAGATCATGAACCTCTTATTGTTACTAGAAAAGACAACCAGAATGTTGTTTTAATTTCTTTAGAAGATTATAACAGTTTAACTGAAACTCAGTATTTATTATCTTCTCAAAACAACGCAAACAGATTGTTAAGATCATTATCTGATGCAAGAAATGGAAATACTTTTACAAAAGAACTTATTGAAGAATGA
- a CDS encoding BrnT family toxin encodes MLGFSNQIRLLVVCHCIRTRGSKIRIISARKATKNESKHYKG; translated from the coding sequence ATGCTTGGATTTAGTAACCAAATTCGACTTTTAGTGGTATGCCATTGTATTAGGACGCGTGGTTCTAAGATTAGGATTATATCAGCTAGAAAAGCAACAAAAAATGAATCAAAACATTATAAGGGGTGA
- a CDS encoding AbrB/MazE/SpoVT family DNA-binding domain-containing protein has product MQISVIPIGNSKGIRIPKNILTQLHIEDSVELEVHNKEILIKPIHKNVREGWTTAFKSMSVNNEDDLLIPDNMDLEESEWEW; this is encoded by the coding sequence ATGCAGATATCAGTAATACCAATAGGTAACTCAAAAGGTATAAGAATCCCTAAAAATATACTTACTCAATTACACATAGAAGATTCTGTAGAACTTGAAGTTCATAACAAAGAGATATTAATAAAACCTATTCATAAGAATGTAAGAGAAGGTTGGACAACAGCATTTAAAAGCATGTCAGTAAATAATGAAGATGATTTATTAATTCCAGATAATATGGATTTAGAGGAATCTGAGTGGGAATGGTAA
- a CDS encoding outer membrane protein assembly factor BamE codes for MKNKIILILISIFFISCNLFNNNRAFSKESWENDPDHRYEMIDDLKNSYLKIGMNKDDVIDLLGEPESESSVYYLGNSSNYNPNPEFLDIKYSNNKVLSFGVFEG; via the coding sequence ATGAAAAATAAGATAATTTTGATTTTAATAAGTATATTTTTTATATCTTGTAATCTGTTTAATAATAATAGAGCATTTAGCAAGGAGTCTTGGGAAAATGACCCAGATCATAGATATGAAATGATTGATGATTTAAAAAATAGCTACTTAAAAATTGGAATGAATAAAGATGATGTTATTGATTTACTAGGAGAACCTGAGAGTGAAAGCTCAGTCTATTATTTAGGAAATTCTAGCAATTATAATCCAAACCCAGAGTTTTTAGATATAAAATACAGCAACAATAAAGTTTTGTCCTTTGGGGTTTTTGAAGGATAA
- a CDS encoding MerR family transcriptional regulator, which translates to MTRGQIANKLKVNPETIRYYEKVGLITPMILENSYRYYNEELFEKLELIISFKTLGFTLKEIKLFFELIYRSKEDPKRFNTYLNSKISDIDKKIESLNSLKQSLTIFRDKEDRERCKKFSNYLNKY; encoded by the coding sequence ATGACTCGAGGACAAATAGCCAATAAACTAAAAGTTAATCCAGAAACAATTAGATACTATGAGAAAGTAGGGTTAATAACCCCTATGATTCTAGAAAATAGTTATCGTTATTATAATGAAGAGCTATTTGAGAAACTCGAGCTGATAATCTCTTTTAAAACCTTAGGTTTCACTTTAAAAGAGATTAAACTGTTTTTTGAGTTAATATACCGGTCAAAAGAAGATCCAAAAAGGTTTAATACTTATTTAAACAGTAAGATATCTGATATTGATAAAAAAATTGAATCATTAAATAGTCTAAAACAATCATTGACTATATTCAGGGATAAAGAGGATAGGGAGAGATGCAAAAAATTTTCAAATTATCTAAATAAATATTGA
- a CDS encoding helix-turn-helix transcriptional regulator — translation MDRLEIINETIKVIEREIKSLTSIEYVSNYLGYSKNYINRIFNSTVGITVLDYIKMRKITEGIREYKKSPGNIVDIAFEYGFNSHEVFIRNCKKYFNKVPGELIVDKNWSGLDVIKSEDLWFSENRADIVKRVVKLPELVLSKSDRGNIYIRELDFRGEQSKLVQDPYYTYKLLPKGVYLSFEVDLEDSNFIKYLELKYKHSSPIIEVRNKNNIIYYIKK, via the coding sequence ATGGATCGGCTAGAAATAATAAATGAGACAATAAAAGTTATAGAGAGAGAAATAAAAAGCCTTACGTCTATTGAGTATGTATCAAACTACTTAGGTTACTCTAAAAACTATATAAATAGAATTTTTAATAGTACCGTGGGTATAACCGTTTTAGATTATATTAAAATGAGGAAGATAACAGAGGGGATTAGAGAGTATAAAAAATCCCCTGGAAATATTGTAGATATAGCCTTTGAGTACGGATTTAATTCCCATGAAGTTTTTATTAGAAATTGTAAAAAGTATTTTAATAAAGTTCCGGGAGAACTAATAGTAGATAAGAACTGGAGTGGACTGGATGTAATAAAAAGTGAAGATCTCTGGTTCTCTGAAAATAGGGCAGATATAGTTAAAAGAGTGGTTAAGTTGCCAGAACTAGTTTTATCTAAGTCTGATAGGGGTAATATCTATATTAGAGAGTTAGATTTTAGAGGAGAGCAGTCAAAACTTGTCCAGGACCCCTATTACACCTATAAACTACTGCCAAAGGGAGTATATTTATCCTTTGAAGTAGATTTAGAAGATAGTAATTTTATCAAATATCTAGAACTAAAATATAAACATAGTAGCCCTATTATAGAGGTTAGGAATAAGAACAATATCATTTACTATATAAAAAAATAA
- a CDS encoding MBL fold metallo-hydrolase, translating to MKTIKHYRHATSVIEIDNKRILIDPVLGDKGVYPAITNSKNPRKNPLVNLPAEIEDILDVDGIIITHNHNDHFDIVAKKILARDVPILCQEEDYLNFKKLGFVNLTLVKEKTIWLGIKVQRFIGTHGGHIFNKKLGVSSSYLLTSTQSKIYLTGDTLLTISVIQNLKKIKPNYIIANGGGAKIKMLGKVTMNNKDIDKLARLNNNCKIIVVHMDSINHCFDTRVKLFKQCSRGNLVVPLDGEKISFINNKK from the coding sequence ATGAAAACAATCAAACACTACAGACACGCTACATCAGTTATAGAAATCGATAATAAGAGAATACTAATTGATCCTGTTTTAGGTGATAAAGGGGTTTATCCAGCAATTACTAACAGTAAAAATCCCAGAAAAAATCCATTGGTAAATCTACCTGCAGAAATAGAGGATATATTAGATGTTGACGGTATAATTATAACCCATAATCACAATGATCATTTTGATATAGTTGCAAAAAAGATATTAGCTAGGGATGTTCCTATTTTGTGTCAAGAAGAGGATTATTTAAACTTTAAAAAGTTAGGTTTTGTAAACCTTACACTGGTAAAAGAAAAGACTATATGGCTAGGTATTAAAGTTCAAAGATTTATAGGAACACATGGCGGACATATCTTTAATAAAAAATTAGGAGTAAGTTCATCCTATCTATTAACATCCACCCAATCTAAGATTTATCTTACAGGAGATACTCTACTAACTATATCAGTAATACAGAATCTTAAAAAAATTAAACCTAACTACATTATAGCCAATGGGGGAGGAGCTAAAATTAAAATGTTAGGAAAAGTAACTATGAATAATAAGGATATAGATAAACTTGCAAGGTTAAATAATAATTGTAAAATTATTGTAGTACATATGGATTCTATCAATCACTGTTTTGATACAAGAGTTAAACTATTTAAACAGTGTAGTAGAGGTAACTTAGTTGTTCCATTAGATGGTGAAAAGATATCATTTATTAACAATAAAAAATAA
- a CDS encoding BrnT family toxin encodes MISFEWDKNKAEINYNKHGVSFEEAQSVFYDENAKEFFTILILKKKIDSLCLDLVTKFDF; translated from the coding sequence ATGATTTCTTTTGAATGGGACAAAAATAAAGCAGAAATTAACTACAATAAGCATGGGGTGTCTTTTGAAGAAGCACAATCAGTTTTTTATGATGAAAATGCTAAAGAGTTTTTTACAATTCTCATTCTCAAGAAGAAGATCGATTCATTATGCTTGGATTTAGTAACCAAATTCGACTTTTAG
- a CDS encoding transposase zinc-binding domain-containing protein, translated as MKTVNDILRKYGNDYRKENPFLTIHEKKVMRAIEICRTEELGGRIETCDKCGHTKKVFHSCRNRHCPQCQFMKKRHG; from the coding sequence ATGAAAACAGTAAATGATATCTTGCGTAAATATGGTAATGATTATCGTAAAGAAAATCCATTTTTAACTATCCACGAAAAGAAAGTAATGAGAGCAATTGAAATATGTAGAACAGAGGAACTTGGGGGGCGAATAGAAACTTGTGATAAATGTGGGCATACTAAGAAAGTCTTTCATTCCTGTAGAAATAGACATTGCCCCCAGTGTCAGTTTATGAAAAAGAGGCATGGATAA
- a CDS encoding type II toxin-antitoxin system PemK/MazF family toxin, with translation MGMVINQYDILLVNLDHTVGHEIQKTRPCVVISPDEMNHSIKTVIISPMTTKSHNYPTRISITFEKKDGWVVLDQIRTIDKKRVIKKIGKLKKSDIVSIKSVLNEMLIE, from the coding sequence GTGGGAATGGTAATAAATCAATATGATATTTTACTTGTAAACCTAGATCATACAGTAGGTCATGAAATTCAAAAAACACGTCCATGTGTTGTAATTTCACCGGATGAAATGAATCATTCTATAAAAACAGTCATAATTTCACCAATGACAACTAAATCTCATAATTACCCTACACGGATATCCATAACTTTTGAGAAAAAAGATGGTTGGGTTGTTTTAGATCAAATTAGAACGATTGATAAAAAAAGAGTTATTAAAAAAATTGGAAAGTTAAAAAAGAGTGATATTGTAAGCATTAAAAGTGTTTTAAACGAGATGTTGATAGAATAA
- a CDS encoding MFS transporter codes for MIFKNDELKLLWNFYIYLLFWTFSLMIQPYTYIYFRELGFTFTQIASFTSAMMISLFIFEVPTGIVADLYGRKKSVFIGLLITGVAPIIISLSNNYFIILISYIFIGLGITFISGAEDALIVDNLKFHKREDLIKEYYIKMSSFMGLGTVVAFLIGSLIVKMYGIKPLWYIWGGGYLFSAILLLFIKEFGFVPHSDKSSYFKKIISPVKSSFNFIRSNKTFLNYLIGSTILTVMFVQRDLWNIFLTENGVPQSSLSIIAAITSIFIIFLPWLSKSVLSIKRALIFTTILRVLILISALFINNSTVMLGVILFIILASLSSFESPLTSTFIQSQIDSKNRATIGSVMSMMYSVVGAVAGLFIGLVTDFIGIRYSIALFSIFGVISIIFYSRMSYSSHKEAKYEILRCPIR; via the coding sequence ATGATTTTTAAAAATGACGAACTAAAGCTATTGTGGAATTTTTATATCTATCTACTATTCTGGACATTTTCACTTATGATTCAGCCCTATACCTATATATACTTTAGAGAGTTAGGTTTTACCTTTACTCAAATAGCTTCATTTACATCGGCAATGATGATATCACTTTTTATTTTTGAAGTTCCAACAGGTATTGTTGCGGATCTCTACGGAAGAAAAAAGTCTGTGTTTATAGGGCTTTTAATAACTGGAGTCGCTCCCATAATTATTAGTTTAAGTAACAACTATTTTATAATACTTATTAGCTATATCTTTATTGGGTTAGGAATAACATTTATAAGTGGAGCGGAGGATGCTCTGATTGTGGATAATCTAAAATTTCATAAAAGGGAGGACTTAATAAAAGAGTACTATATAAAAATGTCATCATTTATGGGGCTAGGCACTGTTGTAGCATTTCTTATAGGCTCTCTTATTGTAAAGATGTATGGAATTAAACCTCTATGGTATATTTGGGGTGGTGGGTATCTCTTTTCTGCTATTTTATTACTATTTATTAAGGAGTTTGGTTTTGTCCCACATAGTGATAAAAGCTCATATTTTAAAAAAATAATATCCCCTGTTAAATCCTCATTTAATTTTATTAGGAGCAATAAAACTTTTTTAAACTACTTAATAGGTTCTACTATTTTAACAGTTATGTTTGTACAAAGGGATCTATGGAATATCTTTTTAACAGAAAATGGGGTTCCGCAAAGTAGTCTAAGTATTATTGCTGCTATTACATCCATCTTTATTATATTTTTACCATGGTTAAGTAAAAGTGTACTATCCATTAAAAGAGCTCTAATTTTCACCACAATACTCAGAGTTCTTATTTTAATCTCTGCACTCTTTATAAATAACAGTACTGTTATGTTAGGTGTAATACTGTTTATTATTTTAGCTTCATTAAGCTCATTTGAGTCCCCTTTAACTTCAACATTTATACAGAGTCAAATAGACTCTAAAAATCGTGCTACAATTGGATCTGTTATGAGTATGATGTACTCCGTTGTTGGTGCTGTTGCAGGATTATTTATAGGCTTAGTTACAGACTTTATAGGTATTAGATACTCAATAGCACTATTTAGCATATTTGGTGTAATATCAATAATATTCTATTCTAGAATGTCTTATAGTAGTCATAAGGAGGCAAAATATGAAATTTTAAGATGTCCTATTAGATGA
- a CDS encoding tyrosine-type recombinase/integrase translates to MQNIITRFQRDLNLRGYSPKTCQVYTSQIVQFLQHTNLSEKIPKAEELKDYLYHLVSEHHLSNSSLKQTSSAIKYLYTQTLGLSWESLNIPNIKVKRKLPVWYTANEVHSILDNAKNLKHKTILTLIYSSGLRLSESVNIKISDVYRNQKRLLVRQGKGGKDRYTILSDRALKLLEQYWLAYKPTTYFFQGRDGKPYSPRSCQQAFYLAKERAGVTRDGGIHGLRHSFATHYLENGGGIFQLQKFLGHKNLTTTLVYAHVLEEKNEIISPLDYYYENSK, encoded by the coding sequence ATGCAAAATATAATAACACGTTTTCAGAGGGATTTAAATCTTCGGGGTTATAGTCCTAAAACCTGCCAGGTGTATACTTCACAAATAGTACAATTTCTACAACATACGAATCTTTCGGAAAAAATTCCCAAAGCAGAAGAACTAAAAGATTACCTCTACCACCTGGTATCCGAACATCATTTATCTAACTCAAGTTTAAAACAGACAAGTAGTGCTATAAAATATCTTTATACTCAAACACTAGGGCTATCTTGGGAATCTCTAAATATTCCTAATATCAAAGTAAAAAGAAAACTTCCTGTGTGGTATACGGCAAATGAAGTCCATTCTATTTTAGATAATGCCAAAAACCTTAAACATAAAACTATTTTAACATTAATCTATTCATCTGGGTTACGGCTTAGTGAATCTGTAAACATAAAAATAAGTGATGTGTATAGGAATCAAAAACGTCTACTTGTTAGGCAGGGGAAAGGAGGAAAAGATCGTTATACTATTCTATCAGATAGAGCTTTAAAACTCTTAGAACAATACTGGCTTGCCTACAAACCGACAACATATTTCTTTCAAGGCCGAGATGGTAAACCATATTCCCCGCGTTCATGTCAGCAAGCGTTTTATTTAGCAAAGGAAAGAGCAGGAGTTACAAGAGATGGAGGGATTCATGGACTAAGACATTCTTTTGCAACCCATTATTTAGAAAATGGAGGTGGAATATTTCAACTTCAAAAATTTCTTGGCCATAAAAACCTTACAACAACTTTAGTATATGCCCATGTTTTAGAAGAAAAAAATGAGATTATTAGCCCTTTGGATTATTACTATGAAAACAGTAAATGA